One region of bacterium genomic DNA includes:
- a CDS encoding FlgD immunoglobulin-like domain containing protein yields the protein YIPFKLANDSNVSLEIYNILGQKVRTIEAGNKPKGSYTQKDRAISFDLRNDSGQNLSSGLYFYKIKAGDFSAIKSLGVR from the coding sequence CTATATCCCATTCAAGCTAGCAAATGACTCAAATGTCTCCCTTGAAATCTATAACATCCTCGGACAAAAGGTAAGAACAATAGAAGCAGGAAATAAACCTAAAGGCTCATATACCCAAAAGGATAGGGCAATCTCCTTTGACTTAAGAAATGATAGTGGACAAAACCTTTCTTCTGGATTATACTTTTATAAAATAAAGGCAGGGGATTTCTCTGCTATAAAATCCCTTGGGGTAAGATAA